TTCAAGAAGAGCGTTTGAAGGATCTGGCAGCCTATGTGACCAGTGAGATCGAGAAGGCTGGCGGTAAGGTTTTGGAAACTCGCGATATGGGTCGCCGTTCATTTGCCCGGATTATGCAGAAGAAGGAATCCGGCTTTTATTTAGCCGTCACTTTCAAGATTGCGGCTG
The nucleotide sequence above comes from bacterium. Encoded proteins:
- the rpsF gene encoding 30S ribosomal protein S6 encodes the protein MYEGLFIFGETVQEERLKDLAAYVTSEIEKAGGKVLETRDMGRRSFARIMQKKESGFYLAVTFKIAADKISVLTSRYHLNDDVFRVQITRLDEKSLNKAPVIAPAVPA